The following nucleotide sequence is from Photobacterium gaetbulicola Gung47.
GCTTAAGATCGCTCAGTTTATATCTGAGAATCCTCGGTTGGTTGCTATTTCTAGCATTAGCAAACTGTCGAAAATGATAGGGGTCAGCACAGCGTCAGTTAGTCGGTTTGCTAAAGTTTTGGGACTGGAGAATATTCGCGAGTTGAAGTTTCACTTGGCTCAGTCCTTTAATTCGGTAGAGATGCCCGTTGTGGATCAGCGGCTGGCAACAAGTGGATATAATTTGATTTACGAGTCGCTGAGCACAATATTGCTTAATAACGTTACGACGCTATCAGGAAGCCATATCACTATTTTCAGCAATTTTATCGAAGAGGCGGAGACCATATATATATTCGGCTCCGACGCTATCACCCGGCACTGCGCAGAGGATGCAAAATTCAGGTTAACCCTGCTTGGCAATGTTGTTTTGACGGCTGACTCACCAGAGCTCATGCGGGCATATAGCAATAACTTCAGGCCCAATGATCTCGTTATTTCACTCGACATTAGCCAACAGCCAGAGCAACTCATCGAGGTGACCGCCAAAGCCAAGCAAGTGGGCTGCCGCGCCGCGGCGATCACCTCGCAGCTTTCTGATCTAACCAATCTCTCGGATATGGTGCTGGCGATCAATACCCAGGATATCAATGGCAAGTTCAAGTCCAACGCTCTGCGCCATCTGTTATTGACCTATATTGATGCCATCGAGTTAGAATTGCTCAGCCGGCAAGCAACCATATAAAAGGCTGGTCAGGATCAAGCGGGATAAGTTCCTCGGGAATACCCTGCCCACCATTGAAGACATGCTTAATTAGGGTATCGACTTCGTGTTGGTAATTAGTGTTTAGCCTTTCCACTTGGACCCGGAAGCGATTGGGCTGGAAATTGAGTTTGAATGCGTTCAAGTGAAGGGGGCGCAGACCACTTCCTATGTAATCGAGCAGTCCCAGTTGCTCACCTTCATTTTTGCATCCGGATAGCGTTAATAGATGCGCTTGGCCAAAGCGGGCGATCAAGAAGGTGGTGCTGCTGCCAGCCTGACCGCCCAGCAGCGAGGCAAAAATAAAGATGGTTGCGCCGGTCATGGCAACTGGCTTGCGGCCGATGGAATCAGACAGCTTACCTGCAAAGAACATGGTGGTCGCCATGCCCGCGAGATACACCGAGAAGGCGATATGGAGCTGCGATTCTATTGCACCTAGGTCACTGGCAATTTGGGGCAGGCCAACCAGATACAAGTCAATCGCCGTTGGATAGAGCAGAACGAGTGCAAAGCTGCACAGAAGAAACCGGATCATAAATACCTCATAGTTGTGTCGCGAGAAGTGTAGTGATGATCCGGCTGGCTAACGAGTTGCCATTTTGACAACAGGTATTTCCATTGGCGACATATAAAGGTTTTATGTATAAAAGTAAACAGCCGGCCTCTTTCGAGACCGGCTTGGTTGGTTGAATGGTCAGGGCTGGTTGTGCAGTTACTCAGCCAAACAGGTAGGTGTACATGTAACCTGCGCCGATGGCCATACCGAGGATCACGGTTAGGAAGGCGGCGATCATCTGGTTCTTGAAGATAGACTTGAGCAGGATAACTTCGGTCAGACTCGCCCCGGCACTGCCGATGATCAAGGCCATTACCGAGCCCATTGCCATACCTTTTTTCACCAGGGCTGCGCTCAATGGGATCACCGCTTCGGCTCGGATGTAGAGCGGGATCCCAATCACTGCCGCGACTGGGATCGCATACCACATCCCTTCGCCCGCATACTTGGCAATCAGGTCGGTCGGAATAAAGCCGTAGATGAAAGATCCAATTAAAATGCCCAGCATCAAGTAAGGAAGTACTTGCTTGAAGTCTTTCCAGGTTGAGTGCCAGATGCGTACCCAGCGGCTCTCTTCTTTCACTGTCAGTACGGCTTCACCACAGCTGCTGATTTCCACATCCACTTCTGCTTTGCTGCCGCAGCATGAGCTGGCAACAGGTTCTGGCTTAGGTTCCGCGGTACAGCATGAAGCTGCTGCTGGCTCGGGTTTGGCGCCACAAGTAGATACAGCTTTTGGTGCTGTTTTTGGTGAAGAATCACCACAAGAAGTACCACAGCTAGAGCCGCTGTCGGCAACTTGGTATGCCTCTTCACGGACATAGCGTTCGAAGCCCAGTTTTTCCAATACATAACCTGCAATGACCGATACCGCCAAAGCCACAGCGAAGTAGAACACTGCCACCTGGATCCCGAAGGTCACCACAAACAGGCCGATGATCAATGGGTTAAGCAGTGGGCTGGCGAACAAGAACACCATCATCGGGCCAAAACCGGCACGGGCACGCAGCAGACCTTTTAGGAAAGGAATCGTCGAGCACGAGCAGAATGGCGTGATGGAACCCAGTAGCGCAGCAATGACATACCCCTTGCCGTTGCGCGAGCTCAAGATCGACTGGATCTTCTCGGGTGTCAGGAACTCCTGCAGGACACCCACTAGGTAGCTAATGACGAGAAAGAGAACGGTTAGCTCTGCGGCGAGGAAGAGGAACATCCCAGCGGCTTCTTTGAACATGGTAACGAATTCAGGACTCATGGTTACTGCCTCACTTGGTACTATATTTCGACATGTGTCGAAATATAGATTCACAGCAGGTTGGTGTCAATTATTTATTTCTAGTTTTATCGAAATAATGAGGGCCGTGATTCTGGCTAACTCCTATTCATGGCTCTATAACGTGTATCCACCAATAGAAAAGCCAGTCATATGACTGGCTTGGTGTTCAGTGGTTATTGGAGTGTTGTTTGGTTTATTGGCAGGTGGCCGGACTTATCTCCTCCCACACTCCCCATGTGCCGGTCGTTCCGGGCTCTTCGCCTTGGGTCCACCACTTAGCCTGCCACAATGTGCCGTTATGCGTCACTTCGTCATTGGTGGAATAGGCGGTGGCGCTGTCCCAGGCATTTGGGCATACAGGCTGGTTGTCGTCATAGACAGTGACTTTCCTTGGCTGGTTGGCACTGTTGCCAGCGTTGTCACTGACAGAGTAGCTGAGGCTGTAAACACCGACAATATCGGTATCTACCGTCCCTGTCACTTGGATACTGGTCGAAATATCAATGTTGTTGGTGTCGGTTGCCCTCACCCCTGCCAGCGGATCAAACGCTGTTCCGCGAACGACTCGGGTATCGGCAATACCAGAAAATACCGGTGATTTATCTGGCTCAGGTGGCTGCTGGTTGTGGACATAGCTACCGTAGTCCTTGATGAACTGTTCGTTGTAGGGTTGCCCGGCGCTGTTGGTGCCCATGTCCCAGTTGACCGACCAGGTCATGACACCACGCAGGGGTTGGCCTTGCGCCTTCAAGCGATCGAAGGCGGCATATAAGGCGTTTGGATCTTCAACAAAGCCGTTGTTGGCCCCATCAATATTTGCTGGGATGCCAAATACCAGTTTGTCGTTGGTGATGGTGGTGTAACCTCGGGTACCGTTGATCAGTGAGTCGGAAATGTAATAGATGAACTCTTCTTTTCTGGCATCATTTTGCGATAACCAGCCAACCCCTTCGACATAAACACCGTCGCCGCCCTGATTGTAGAATTGCGGGTTGATGAAGTCATAGTCACCTTCCAGCCCCTGAATGTATGGTAGGTATTTGCCGTTGGCAGTCGTGAGATAGGGGAATTCAGGAGCCATGGTGATCATGAAATTCTTGCCCTGGGCCCGGTAGTGCTCTTTTACCATGCGAAGTGCAGCAGGGATCACGGTTTGGTTATCGGCTGCCGTAATGGCATTTTGTTCAAGGTCGATATCCAGGCCGTCGAAGCCGAATTTGTCGGTCAGACGGATCACTTCATCGGCAAAAGCTTGTTCGTCACCTGCCTTTAGCTCGACGTGGGCATCCGCGCCGCCAAGGGCCAGAAGCACACTGCGGCCCTGGCTGTTGAGGGTATGGATTTGATCGATGAAGGCCGATTCGGTGAGGCCAATGGCAGGGTCGAGCTGGAAGGTTGGGATGCGGCCCGCATTGAGATCATACACTTTCATGAAGGATACATTAACTACGTTGTAGTCGGGATGTACTTCCGTTAGATCAACGCAGGGGGCAAGTCCTCCGCGATAACCTGCGCCATCACACCAGTTGTGCCAGTAACCGACCACCACGTTGCCGGCTTGGGCCACCATGTCATTGGCCTGTACTGAGAGGGAAACCGTACTTGTTGCCATCAGCATTGTGGAAGCGAGGAGAGGCAGTGGTAATAGTTTCATGTTCACTCCTTTGATTGTTATTGGATACGCCTGCTTTGTTGTTATGGTTGTAAGTTAAAGCATGCATGCGTCAGGCTAAATAATTTTAGACACAAAAAAAGAACTGGATTCCGAATATTTCCTGCAAGATTTTTCTTACTTTGTTGAATACCGACGGGCATCTAAAGATACACCTCGCCTCAGGGAGCCATTTCCTTGCGGCGTTAAATTTTACCGAATAACGATAAATAGACTTCAACGTTATTTTTGTATTATTCGGACTTTATCTATCAGGCTGATAATTAGCACTTTATGAGTGAAATGCGCGGTAGCAGCTTGTAGATATTTGCCGAAATTGAAAATGTTTATGGCCTTAATTTGCTGCCATGCTGACAAAAATACACCTAACTTGCTGCTGTGATTGGATTTTTCTCACTTGTCAGAAACAAGAAGAAGCGCGTCTTTTAGGCTTTTAGTTAAGAGCAGGGAATGGCATTGCCTTTCCCGCAAATAATAGGCAGTAACAATAAAAAATAAACTGCCCATATAAAAATAACGTTGGTTTGGCTAGGTTTGGAGTGGTGTATGAATACCTCCCGTTATTTATTGGCTGTCGCATTGATTGCGACAGTTTCCGCTTGTCGAGAAGACTCGGACAATACTGGTTCACTTGATTTAGGCACGACAGGGTCTGAAGGGGCCGAAACTGTCCAGCAGCCTGTTCAAACTCCGCCTTCGGATGATGATCCGGCGCAAGAGTCTCCTGAGACTCCGCCGTCTGGTGGTGATGATGGCCAGGTCAGTGAGCCACCACCGCCTCCCCCCGAGGCGAAGTTGGACATTGATGGACTGCCGTTGCCTGATTTGTCGGTGACCCATGACTATGAAGCTTATTTATCGGCGCAACCGAAGCACTATACCCGCATTACGTCGCCATTTGGCAATGTGGATTCGCAGAACAATACCCCGTTTGACAACAAGGTTACGAATGCCGGGGCCAATTTGGGGCGGGTGATTTTCTATGACGTCCGCTTATCGGCCAATAACACGGTTTCCTGTGCATCTTGTCATATTCAAAAGCATGGCTTTACCGATCCGAAGACCTTCAGTGATGGGTTCGATGGCGGTAAAACCGGCCGTCATTCCATGAGCCTGACCAACGCGACCTACTACAGCAACGGAAAGTTCTTTTGGGATGAGCGGGCCGATACCCTCGAAGATCAGGTGCTGATGCCAATTCAGGACGCGGTCGAAATGGGAATGAATTTGTTTGATCTGGAAGTGAAAATGGCCGGAACAAGTTTCTATGCGGACTTGTTCACCCAAGCCTTTGGCGATGAGGCGATCACCAGTGACAGGATCTCCAGAGCCTTGGCGCAGTTTATTCGCACTATGGTTTCCTATGAATCAAAATACGATCAGGCTTTCTCTATCGGCGAATGGGATGAACCAGATTTTGCTGCGGTCTTCAGTGAGCAGGAATTGTTAGGCCTGAAGCTATTTTCTGGATTTCCGGGATCGGAACGGGATTCACTTGGCTGTATCGCTTGTCACCAAACCAGTGCGCATTCGATGGATCAGGCCCATGTCAATGGCTTGGATGCTGATACCAGCAGCGACCAAGGGGCGGGGAATGGTTTCTTTAAGTCGCCGTCTTTGCGCAATATTGGTGTGGGTGCACCTTATATGCACGATGGCCGGTTTGAAACCTTGATGGATGTGGTGGAGTTCTACAACAGTGGTGTTCAGCGCCACCGGATCTTGAGTCCTGATCTTACCAGCAACGGTCGAGTGGGTGGTACGCCTATCCGGATGAACCTGAGCCAGGCAGAGA
It contains:
- a CDS encoding hypothetical protein (COG0701) produces the protein MSPEFVTMFKEAAGMFLFLAAELTVLFLVISYLVGVLQEFLTPEKIQSILSSRNGKGYVIAALLGSITPFCSCSTIPFLKGLLRARAGFGPMMVFLFASPLLNPLIIGLFVVTFGIQVAVFYFAVALAVSVIAGYVLEKLGFERYVREEAYQVADSGSSCGTSCGDSSPKTAPKAVSTCGAKPEPAAASCCTAEPKPEPVASSCCGSKAEVDVEISSCGEAVLTVKEESRWVRIWHSTWKDFKQVLPYLMLGILIGSFIYGFIPTDLIAKYAGEGMWYAIPVAAVIGIPLYIRAEAVIPLSAALVKKGMAMGSVMALIIGSAGASLTEVILLKSIFKNQMIAAFLTVILGMAIGAGYMYTYLFG
- a CDS encoding hypothetical protein (COG0477), whose amino-acid sequence is MIRFLLCSFALVLLYPTAIDLYLVGLPQIASDLGAIESQLHIAFSVYLAGMATTMFFAGKLSDSIGRKPVAMTGATIFIFASLLGGQAGSSTTFLIARFGQAHLLTLSGCKNEGEQLGLLDYIGSGLRPLHLNAFKLNFQPNRFRVQVERLNTNYQHEVDTLIKHVFNGGQGIPEELIPLDPDQPFIWLLAG
- a CDS encoding methylamine utilization protein (COG1858), with translation MNTSRYLLAVALIATVSACREDSDNTGSLDLGTTGSEGAETVQQPVQTPPSDDDPAQESPETPPSGGDDGQVSEPPPPPPEAKLDIDGLPLPDLSVTHDYEAYLSAQPKHYTRITSPFGNVDSQNNTPFDNKVTNAGANLGRVIFYDVRLSANNTVSCASCHIQKHGFTDPKTFSDGFDGGKTGRHSMSLTNATYYSNGKFFWDERADTLEDQVLMPIQDAVEMGMNLFDLEVKMAGTSFYADLFTQAFGDEAITSDRISRALAQFIRTMVSYESKYDQAFSIGEWDEPDFAAVFSEQELLGLKLFSGFPGSERDSLGCIACHQTSAHSMDQAHVNGLDADTSSDQGAGNGFFKSPSLRNIGVGAPYMHDGRFETLMDVVEFYNSGVQRHRILSPDLTSNGRVGGTPIRMNLSQAEKEALVAFLEALTDETFLNNPIYHDPFFPNTVEGQLQAALEKMAEQQESEQGGSEQ
- a CDS encoding putative Transcriptional regulator (COG1737) translates to MENKVDVVSQIFKSHDNFSDVELKIAQFISENPRLVAISSISKLSKMIGVSTASVSRFAKVLGLENIRELKFHLAQSFNSVEMPVVDQRLATSGYNLIYESLSTILLNNVTTLSGSHITIFSNFIEEAETIYIFGSDAITRHCAEDAKFRLTLLGNVVLTADSPELMRAYSNNFRPNDLVISLDISQQPEQLIEVTAKAKQVGCRAAAITSQLSDLTNLSDMVLAINTQDINGKFKSNALRHLLLTYIDAIELELLSRQATI
- a CDS encoding chitinase (COG3469,COG3979) gives rise to the protein MKLLPLPLLASTMLMATSTVSLSVQANDMVAQAGNVVVGYWHNWCDGAGYRGGLAPCVDLTEVHPDYNVVNVSFMKVYDLNAGRIPTFQLDPAIGLTESAFIDQIHTLNSQGRSVLLALGGADAHVELKAGDEQAFADEVIRLTDKFGFDGLDIDLEQNAITAADNQTVIPAALRMVKEHYRAQGKNFMITMAPEFPYLTTANGKYLPYIQGLEGDYDFINPQFYNQGGDGVYVEGVGWLSQNDARKEEFIYYISDSLINGTRGYTTITNDKLVFGIPANIDGANNGFVEDPNALYAAFDRLKAQGQPLRGVMTWSVNWDMGTNSAGQPYNEQFIKDYGSYVHNQQPPEPDKSPVFSGIADTRVVRGTAFDPLAGVRATDTNNIDISTSIQVTGTVDTDIVGVYSLSYSVSDNAGNSANQPRKVTVYDDNQPVCPNAWDSATAYSTNDEVTHNGTLWQAKWWTQGEEPGTTGTWGVWEEISPATCQ